In Polyodon spathula isolate WHYD16114869_AA chromosome 27, ASM1765450v1, whole genome shotgun sequence, one DNA window encodes the following:
- the LOC121301498 gene encoding voltage-dependent calcium channel beta subunit-associated regulatory protein-like isoform X1, which translates to MQGEVWIFEEAQCTALNRGTLELASTMSNELPGWKYRTENTTDVPKDPGKQDGYVLLLVLLSIFIGGMVVLLSGLLIICRHCCKGGRRYSRASDDPEKTNTTYLEDSQPAQDITIRVDESDCLSSSSYHDIETDRFLSTCSMGRRVSFNEAALFNHSKKTEEKGRRYTLTEGDFHHLKNARLIHLNIPPPALKIVTIHECESSENNSIAMAARPASKSSLSIFQPPMCALPQTALTSLSLSSSSALPGDTFNSTVDTSFMESVPVPRSEQTAGSTMDVFRGSARNGGSPVSSVAGSAAVTVEGAGTADSALPSSSSAGTGGGQGTVLQFFTKLHRHASLERASPYFKVKKWKLDGNQRASSLDTRGSPRRRQFQRQRAASENMDQQERDAHHIDIIQYIARNDDVAFCPTPASTFLPPPSLGRLEAAEAEVEVVAGSSGGVTLPPEEGESSCGQESSEHHTLYRDIWNLRASLEQYASSDQSSNDKDSVRSETESVCSLGGGERGPGLLPSYPSQDIGDELEGEAERPGGGVFGKEGSATGKAKQGSVDSERSSDGESGNRKLLQMDSGYASIEAPSRPPEELRLFGAAGGTREKTASEKRRFFTSSGRKGTVCESVEEHLFDEELEGASLEVESPVGWSPYGEMFQEHPPHHLVLRQRDYSIDEKTDALFHEFLRHDPQFDHPESPLRSKHRSRVHLRKQWQRTKQYSDPGVRFPPSFERHRTPLRRGDSVNYPLDTRYHSTLPRIVSTADEESSDGAASAEPAKTAALEEKTSPSGSRTIKEEEESLLLSPPLSPGVISEHPELPKDSNQAPVSAGGNRGSGGSHFHSPFSEPPPEDRPPSPLQPPGTGYGPQTISAELTDKLSASLDDRFYTSLRRAKESPDCVVTITHASPDHSPV; encoded by the exons ATGCAGGGAGAGGTGTGGATCTTTGAAGAAGCACAGTGCACAGCCTTGAACAGG gGAACCCTCGAGCTCGCCTCGACAATGAGCAATGAGTTACCTGGATGGAAATACCGAACAGAAAACACGACC GACGTTCCTAAGGACCCCGGGAAGCAGGATGGCTATGTCTTATTGCTCGTCCTGTTGTCCATCTTCATCGGGGGGATGGTGGTCCTGCTGTCAGGCCTGCTGATTATCTGCCGTCACTGCTGCAAGGGGGGCCGTAGGTACTCCAG GGCCAGTGATGATCCTGAGAAAACAAACACCACCTACCTGGAGGACTCCCAGCCAGCACAGG atatcACCATCAGAGTGGACGAGTCCGACTGCCTGTCCTCCTCCAGTTACCATGACATCGAGACTGACCGCTTCCTGTCCACGTGTTCCATGGGTCGTCGCGTGTCCTTCAATGAGGCGGCTCTCTTCAACCACAGCAAAAAGACGGAGGAGAAGGGCCGCAG GTACACCCTGACCGAGGGCGATTTCCACCACCTGAAGAATGCGCGTCTGATCCACCTCAACATCCCGCCGCCCGCGCTCAAGATCGTCACCATCCACGAGTGCGAGTCCAGCGAGAACAACAGCATCGCCATGGCGGCGCGGCCAGCTTCCAAATCCAGCCTTTCCATATTCCAG CCCCCGATGTGTGCGCTGCCCCAGACGGCTCTGACCAGCCTCTCTCTCAGCTCCAGCTCGGCGCTGCCAGGTGACACCTTCAACTCCACTGTGGACACCAGCTTCATGGAGAGCGTCCCAGTGCCCCGGAGTGAGCAGACAGCAGGCAGCACG ATGGATGTTTTCCGAGGCAGTGCTCGGAATGGCGGCAGTCCGGTGAGCTCCGTGGCCGGGTCAGCAGCGGTGACAGTGGAAGGGGCTGGCACTGCGGACTCCGCACTCCCCTCCTCTTCTTCGGCAGGCACTGGTGGTGGGCAGGGTACTGTGCTGCAGTTCTTTACCAAGCTGCACCGCCACGCCAGCCTGGAGAGAGCCAGCCCCTACTTCAAGGTCAAGAAGTGGAAGCTTGACGGCAACCAGAGAGCTTCCAGCCTCGACACCAGAG GATCTCCAAGGAGACGTCAGTTCCAGCGGCAGAGGGCCGCGAGCGAGAACATGGACCAGCAGGAACGGGATGCGCACCACATCGATATCATCCAGTACATCGCCCGCAACGACGACGTGGCATTCTGCCCCACCCCAGCCTCTACCTTCCTGCCACCACCCTCCCTCGGCAG GTTAGAGGCAGCAGAGgcggaggtggaggtggtggcaggcAGCAGTGGAGGAGTCACACTGCCCCCAGAGGAAGGCGAGAGTAGCTGCGGGCAGGAGAGCTCAGAGCATCACACCCTCTACAGGGATATCTGGAACCTGCGGGCCTCGCTGGAACAGTACGCCTCATCGGACCAGAGCAGCAACGACAAGGACTCTGTGCGCAGCGAAACGGAGAGCGTGTGCTCgctgggagggggggagaggggcCCAGGGTTGCTGCCCAGCTACCCGTCTCAGGACATCGGAGACGAGCTGGAGGGGGAAGCCGAGCGGCCAGGCGGCGGGGTGTTCGGAAAAGAGGGGTCCGCCACGGGCAAGGCCAAGCAGGGCAGCGTGGACTCGGAGCGGAGCAGCGACGGGGAATCGGGGAACCGCAAGCTCCTGCAGATGGACAGTGGCTACGCCTCCATCGAGGCCCCCTCCCGCCCCCCGGAGGAACTCCGGCTCTTTGGGGCGGCCGGGGGCACCAGGGAGAAAACGGCGTCTGAAAAGAGGCGCTTCTTCACCAGCTCTGGCCGCAAGGGCACCGTGTGCGAGAGCGTCGAGGAGCACCTCTTCGATGAGGAGCTGGAAGGGGCTAGCCTAGAAGTGGAAAGCCCGGTGGGGTGGTCTCCATACGGGGAGATGTTCCAGGAACACCCCCCTCACCACCTGGTCCTCCGCCAGCGGGACTACAGCATCGACGAGAAGACAGACGCCCTCTTCCACGAGTTCCTGCGCCACGACCCCCAGTTCGACCACCCCGAGTCCCCCCTGCGTTCGAAGCACCGCTCTCGGGTGCACCTGCGCAAGCAGTGGCAGCGGACCAAGCAGTACAGCGACCCTGGGGTGCGCTTCCCCCCCTCCTTTGAGAGGCACCGCACCCCCCTGCGGAGGGGGGACAGCGTCAACTACCCGCTGGACACCCGCTACCACAGCACCCTGCCGCGGATAGTCAGCACAGCCGACGAGGAGTCCAGCGACGGGGCAGCCAGCGCCGAGCCGGCAAAGACTGCTGCGCTGGAGGAGAAAACCAGCCCCAGCGGCAGCCGGACAATCAAGGAAGAGGAAGAGTCCCTTCTTCTCAGTCCTCCTCTATCTCCTGGTGTGATATCGGAGCACCCTGAGCTTCCCAAAGACTCGAATCAGGCTCCCGTCAGCGCTGGTGGAAACAGAGGCAGCGGGGGCAGTCACTTCCACAGCCCCTTTTCAGAGCCCCCCCCGGAGGACCGTCCTCCTTCACCGCTTCAGCCCCCCGGCACGGGCTACGGGCCCCAGACCATCTCAGCCGAGCTGACGGACAAACTCAGCGCGAGCCTGGATGACCGGTTCTACACCAGCCTCCGACGGGCCAAAGAGAGTCCCGACTGTGTGGTGACCATCACTCACGCCTCTCCTGACCACAGCCCAGTGTAG
- the LOC121301498 gene encoding voltage-dependent calcium channel beta subunit-associated regulatory protein-like isoform X2: protein MSNELPGWKYRTENTTDVPKDPGKQDGYVLLLVLLSIFIGGMVVLLSGLLIICRHCCKGGRRYSRASDDPEKTNTTYLEDSQPAQDITIRVDESDCLSSSSYHDIETDRFLSTCSMGRRVSFNEAALFNHSKKTEEKGRRYTLTEGDFHHLKNARLIHLNIPPPALKIVTIHECESSENNSIAMAARPASKSSLSIFQPPMCALPQTALTSLSLSSSSALPGDTFNSTVDTSFMESVPVPRSEQTAGSTMDVFRGSARNGGSPVSSVAGSAAVTVEGAGTADSALPSSSSAGTGGGQGTVLQFFTKLHRHASLERASPYFKVKKWKLDGNQRASSLDTRGSPRRRQFQRQRAASENMDQQERDAHHIDIIQYIARNDDVAFCPTPASTFLPPPSLGRLEAAEAEVEVVAGSSGGVTLPPEEGESSCGQESSEHHTLYRDIWNLRASLEQYASSDQSSNDKDSVRSETESVCSLGGGERGPGLLPSYPSQDIGDELEGEAERPGGGVFGKEGSATGKAKQGSVDSERSSDGESGNRKLLQMDSGYASIEAPSRPPEELRLFGAAGGTREKTASEKRRFFTSSGRKGTVCESVEEHLFDEELEGASLEVESPVGWSPYGEMFQEHPPHHLVLRQRDYSIDEKTDALFHEFLRHDPQFDHPESPLRSKHRSRVHLRKQWQRTKQYSDPGVRFPPSFERHRTPLRRGDSVNYPLDTRYHSTLPRIVSTADEESSDGAASAEPAKTAALEEKTSPSGSRTIKEEEESLLLSPPLSPGVISEHPELPKDSNQAPVSAGGNRGSGGSHFHSPFSEPPPEDRPPSPLQPPGTGYGPQTISAELTDKLSASLDDRFYTSLRRAKESPDCVVTITHASPDHSPV, encoded by the exons ATGAGCAATGAGTTACCTGGATGGAAATACCGAACAGAAAACACGACC GACGTTCCTAAGGACCCCGGGAAGCAGGATGGCTATGTCTTATTGCTCGTCCTGTTGTCCATCTTCATCGGGGGGATGGTGGTCCTGCTGTCAGGCCTGCTGATTATCTGCCGTCACTGCTGCAAGGGGGGCCGTAGGTACTCCAG GGCCAGTGATGATCCTGAGAAAACAAACACCACCTACCTGGAGGACTCCCAGCCAGCACAGG atatcACCATCAGAGTGGACGAGTCCGACTGCCTGTCCTCCTCCAGTTACCATGACATCGAGACTGACCGCTTCCTGTCCACGTGTTCCATGGGTCGTCGCGTGTCCTTCAATGAGGCGGCTCTCTTCAACCACAGCAAAAAGACGGAGGAGAAGGGCCGCAG GTACACCCTGACCGAGGGCGATTTCCACCACCTGAAGAATGCGCGTCTGATCCACCTCAACATCCCGCCGCCCGCGCTCAAGATCGTCACCATCCACGAGTGCGAGTCCAGCGAGAACAACAGCATCGCCATGGCGGCGCGGCCAGCTTCCAAATCCAGCCTTTCCATATTCCAG CCCCCGATGTGTGCGCTGCCCCAGACGGCTCTGACCAGCCTCTCTCTCAGCTCCAGCTCGGCGCTGCCAGGTGACACCTTCAACTCCACTGTGGACACCAGCTTCATGGAGAGCGTCCCAGTGCCCCGGAGTGAGCAGACAGCAGGCAGCACG ATGGATGTTTTCCGAGGCAGTGCTCGGAATGGCGGCAGTCCGGTGAGCTCCGTGGCCGGGTCAGCAGCGGTGACAGTGGAAGGGGCTGGCACTGCGGACTCCGCACTCCCCTCCTCTTCTTCGGCAGGCACTGGTGGTGGGCAGGGTACTGTGCTGCAGTTCTTTACCAAGCTGCACCGCCACGCCAGCCTGGAGAGAGCCAGCCCCTACTTCAAGGTCAAGAAGTGGAAGCTTGACGGCAACCAGAGAGCTTCCAGCCTCGACACCAGAG GATCTCCAAGGAGACGTCAGTTCCAGCGGCAGAGGGCCGCGAGCGAGAACATGGACCAGCAGGAACGGGATGCGCACCACATCGATATCATCCAGTACATCGCCCGCAACGACGACGTGGCATTCTGCCCCACCCCAGCCTCTACCTTCCTGCCACCACCCTCCCTCGGCAG GTTAGAGGCAGCAGAGgcggaggtggaggtggtggcaggcAGCAGTGGAGGAGTCACACTGCCCCCAGAGGAAGGCGAGAGTAGCTGCGGGCAGGAGAGCTCAGAGCATCACACCCTCTACAGGGATATCTGGAACCTGCGGGCCTCGCTGGAACAGTACGCCTCATCGGACCAGAGCAGCAACGACAAGGACTCTGTGCGCAGCGAAACGGAGAGCGTGTGCTCgctgggagggggggagaggggcCCAGGGTTGCTGCCCAGCTACCCGTCTCAGGACATCGGAGACGAGCTGGAGGGGGAAGCCGAGCGGCCAGGCGGCGGGGTGTTCGGAAAAGAGGGGTCCGCCACGGGCAAGGCCAAGCAGGGCAGCGTGGACTCGGAGCGGAGCAGCGACGGGGAATCGGGGAACCGCAAGCTCCTGCAGATGGACAGTGGCTACGCCTCCATCGAGGCCCCCTCCCGCCCCCCGGAGGAACTCCGGCTCTTTGGGGCGGCCGGGGGCACCAGGGAGAAAACGGCGTCTGAAAAGAGGCGCTTCTTCACCAGCTCTGGCCGCAAGGGCACCGTGTGCGAGAGCGTCGAGGAGCACCTCTTCGATGAGGAGCTGGAAGGGGCTAGCCTAGAAGTGGAAAGCCCGGTGGGGTGGTCTCCATACGGGGAGATGTTCCAGGAACACCCCCCTCACCACCTGGTCCTCCGCCAGCGGGACTACAGCATCGACGAGAAGACAGACGCCCTCTTCCACGAGTTCCTGCGCCACGACCCCCAGTTCGACCACCCCGAGTCCCCCCTGCGTTCGAAGCACCGCTCTCGGGTGCACCTGCGCAAGCAGTGGCAGCGGACCAAGCAGTACAGCGACCCTGGGGTGCGCTTCCCCCCCTCCTTTGAGAGGCACCGCACCCCCCTGCGGAGGGGGGACAGCGTCAACTACCCGCTGGACACCCGCTACCACAGCACCCTGCCGCGGATAGTCAGCACAGCCGACGAGGAGTCCAGCGACGGGGCAGCCAGCGCCGAGCCGGCAAAGACTGCTGCGCTGGAGGAGAAAACCAGCCCCAGCGGCAGCCGGACAATCAAGGAAGAGGAAGAGTCCCTTCTTCTCAGTCCTCCTCTATCTCCTGGTGTGATATCGGAGCACCCTGAGCTTCCCAAAGACTCGAATCAGGCTCCCGTCAGCGCTGGTGGAAACAGAGGCAGCGGGGGCAGTCACTTCCACAGCCCCTTTTCAGAGCCCCCCCCGGAGGACCGTCCTCCTTCACCGCTTCAGCCCCCCGGCACGGGCTACGGGCCCCAGACCATCTCAGCCGAGCTGACGGACAAACTCAGCGCGAGCCTGGATGACCGGTTCTACACCAGCCTCCGACGGGCCAAAGAGAGTCCCGACTGTGTGGTGACCATCACTCACGCCTCTCCTGACCACAGCCCAGTGTAG